The DNA region TCTTTGCTTCCCTTCAGCTTTCATTCACTTTTGTTGTTGCTGTTATTTCCCTATGTATTAATTTGTCAACTTTCTCTCCGAATTCGTGTACGGGATCGTAGTGACACCTGAAGAGTGGAAATATATCTGTATATTCAACAGTATGATGCATCGTGATTATTTTCGTATTGTATCATACATTACTGTTTGCTGCCTCTAGGGATACAAAAGGTATGAGAAGACAGATCAATGATATAGTCGACATATACGTACCAATTAATTATCCAAATTCTCGCGACGAATATGAAGATTCGCGGGATTGGTGTTGAATGAGGGAAGGTCGTTTTTGAGTGATGTGTTTTGTggtggttaaaaaaaaaaaaaaggatgggTTTTGTGAATGCTGTTGAGTGACATTGTCCCTCATGATGATATGCTTACCAAATTTGTTTGGACTGCAGTCATTTGGAACAGCCTGGAATGGAACGGAATAAAGTCTGCCGATGGACCCACCATGGGCCTCGGCATTCCTTGgactcttctcttctcttcttttcacGAGCCCAGCAACACCTCACCCACTTCTCAAatctatttctttattttattttatgcattatatttgttattatatatattttatgtattatatttattatgatatatatatgtgtgtgtgtgtgtgtgtagaGGAAGTAACATTGAGGGTCCGCTAAagactcaaaaaaaaaaaaaaatttgccaCGGTCTCATACATTCCAAAACGAATCTCCCTAAATCGAAAAGGATCTTAGTTTCAAGGTTTCGAAGTGATATATAAGTGAAGGATTCGCTTGATCATTGATGATCGAGTTTCCTTTATTAAGtagtgtaattttaattttagccATAACATAGCAGAAAATTTTCCAAGATTTTTTATTCGGAAAGATGCCCCAAAAGCGAAAGAAACAATTTTTAATGCACTTTGATTAAGAAACTATGAAAAGAAGAACTCCTATAATAATGATTAACATGTTGGCACCATGTGAAGAGTCAATTCCTCGGACAGATCCCCCATGTTTGAATAAAGTGGGGGCAGGCTGTCCTGTACCCTCGAAACAAATCGATCAATTGCTTTTAAATCTACATATCATCATCAATAAGtactattatattttttgctgCTCTTAATTATCTCATTGATTTCCCCGTCCTGCCCATAATCTTTGAATCCCCGTCCAGAATCAATTGCCTCGGTCTTTTTCAGTTGGACCATTAGCTACAACATGACGATGGAACGATATATTGTAGTAATGAGTGTCTAGGGAGGCTTTTTCGTGAATTCTACGTGAATCGACTAAACATAGTCAGAGTTGcgaaaataaattgaaagaattttatgaatttccgttTCGTAAATGTGAATAAATAACCAaaattgggggggggggggggggaaaaaaaagtaatcatTCGGAAGAAATGGAATAGGTTGAATTTGATAAGCTTCCATGACTGTTATCCTCCCAAATGAAAGCGAGCGCCCTCTCCAGCTCAGCCACAACCTCACCCACGGTAGGCCTATCCTTGCCCTCCAAATTCACGCACCTCACGGCAACATTGACCACGAGCTCCACCGCCCTGGCCTCTTCCGTCCCCCGTGGGGGCAGCTGCCCGACCCTTCGGTCCAACACCGTCCTCAGCTCCCCAGCCAGTACTGCCGGAACTGCGTACTCCACCACCCCTATCGGGGCCATCCCGTCTTCCTCCTTAAAAACCGCTCTCCTTCCTGTCAGTAGTTCTAGCAGCACCACTCCTAGCCCGTAGACGTCGCTCTTTGTGGTCAGGACGTTCATCACGTAGTACTCCGGATCTATGTACCCAACCGTGCCCACTGCTCTACTTGATGTGTACTCTTGACCGGCCTCTGGACCCATCAGGGACAGTCCAAAGTCGGAAACCCTGGCGGTCCAGTTCGTGTCTAGGAGAATGTTCGAGGACTTGATGTCCCGATGAATTATCGGTGGGACCGCATAGCTGTGGAGGTATTCGATTCCCCTCGCCGCATCTAAGGCAACTCTGACCCTCATCTTCCAAGAATTCATAACGCTACTACTCCTCTCAACATTGTCCTTGCCGTGCAAGTGATCATGGAGAGCTCCATTCCTCATGTACTCGTAGACCAACAGCCTCTCATCGTCTTCTTGGCAATATCCGACCAAGCCGACCAAATGCTTGTGATGGAGCCGTGTTAGCAATGCCAGTTCTGAACCGAAAGCAGTTTCTTTCTCCTGGAATTTCTTCATCCTCGCGCCAGTTTCCCCCCTCTTTATGGCCACTTCCCGACCGTCCGGAAGCTTCCCCTTGTACACAATCCCGAAGCTGCCCCTTCCGACCATGTTTTCGTGCGAGAAGCGGTTCGTGGCAATTGCAAGCTCCTCTAGCGGGAAATTCTCTGTCCTCTCAACATGTTTCAAAGAAGACGATCCGCTCCAGTAGCTCCTCTCAGAAACCAATCTCAAGATCCCGATATTGGAACCGGTATGGACCCTAGATTCGAGATGAGCCTCCGGGTTTGGGTTTTGCTCGGAGCAGTCACTTTTCTTCCTACAAAGCCCACAAACTCCGCACCAGAAGCAATAGACAATAGTGCAGGTGCCCGCTAAGACTCCAACAGAACCTACGATCACGAATCCAATGGAGAGCCGGCTTAAGGTTCTCTTTGAAGAGACAGTCTCCGAGTCATTTGATGGCGATGACGGAATTGACGGTGATGGAAATGCCGGTGGGAGCGGCACAGCAAATGGGAGTCCAACCTGACAAGACCGGCAAATGTTCCCGGAACCACCGCATAATGCATTTGAATTCGGAAAGGGGCCACATCTACTACATGGATCGTGCAAGCAGGGCCCCGGGATTATCATCCCCAGGGGAAGATTGTTTAGCAGACCGAGCCGGTTGTACCAGCCTGGGCCCCAGCAGGTTACTGTTAGATTCCCGGTGACCAACCCACACACGAAGTCCAATCCTGCGAATATTGCCTCAAACGACAATCCTTCCACCACATTGTAATCATACTCGAAGCGG from Punica granatum isolate Tunisia-2019 chromosome 3, ASM765513v2, whole genome shotgun sequence includes:
- the LOC116198682 gene encoding putative serine/threonine-protein kinase-like protein CCR3, encoding MKKLGLQPSRIAVALAFVVVALTSPSLRWAVHALGSAATAAAVSGTGTVCGIVAGQRTQGIQCFHSNRTLWVRPSNASFESVAGGDNLFCGLRSGGFSLLCWDTLSGFLPRRLYYSKTVRLTALTVGDDQVCAVEVNAGIARCWRGQRGKSLFPAPEAGWKFRTLTSGSGFTCGILESNSRVLCWGRDPIGALIQSQFGNSSMWSLVAGESHACGISVAGILICQGNNDHGQLDVPFSSAFEFSELALGAKFSCAMRRRNGLAVCWGGETGRFEYDYNVVEGLSFEAIFAGLDFVCGLVTGNLTVTCWGPGWYNRLGLLNNLPLGMIIPGPCLHDPCSRCGPFPNSNALCGGSGNICRSCQVGLPFAVPLPPAFPSPSIPSSPSNDSETVSSKRTLSRLSIGFVIVGSVGVLAGTCTIVYCFWCGVCGLCRKKSDCSEQNPNPEAHLESRVHTGSNIGILRLVSERSYWSGSSSLKHVERTENFPLEELAIATNRFSHENMVGRGSFGIVYKGKLPDGREVAIKRGETGARMKKFQEKETAFGSELALLTRLHHKHLVGLVGYCQEDDERLLVYEYMRNGALHDHLHGKDNVERSSSVMNSWKMRVRVALDAARGIEYLHSYAVPPIIHRDIKSSNILLDTNWTARVSDFGLSLMGPEAGQEYTSSRAVGTVGYIDPEYYVMNVLTTKSDVYGLGVVLLELLTGRRAVFKEEDGMAPIGVVEYAVPAVLAGELRTVLDRRVGQLPPRGTEEARAVELVVNVAVRCVNLEGKDRPTVGEVVAELERALAFIWEDNSHGSLSNSTYSISSE